One Hyphomicrobium album genomic window carries:
- a CDS encoding HlyD family secretion protein → MSVHPTPNPTTEDADAVHAESQAPEHGAVARLKRLDEELRDRLRHPDERPHEYPLKEPHAPPPPVAPPREPGFFDRFKGRQGVKSLIAIAVALALGWFPLQRLLATTSAEATVNARLINLRAPIDGNVSLVAPTLAVGTEVEPNEALLYIANTRADRGRLDDLRRTINGLTTDMHAAEKRVAQLKGIEANLVAQRNAFQEGRILQLEARANELKVQITSAEATHEDAHQAMERSKKLRATGSQTIATLLHAERDFKTSGLAIQAAKIRLEGNKIELDAAKKGLFVGDSYNDLPRSAQRLDEVRQQLLDGSARVEENKGRIAYLENELAAEKQQLAVHSHADIKATVRGRIWEVLTANGEEVRVGQSLLRVLDCAGAVVTATVSESVYNKLFIGQPTHFRLRGESTEYAGTVVGLTGLAAAGSNLAIEQTALTREPYHVTIAVPGLAERRECNVGRTGQVTFDTSTAASPETVKTADALN, encoded by the coding sequence ATGTCCGTTCATCCGACACCGAACCCGACGACGGAGGACGCCGACGCCGTCCATGCCGAGAGTCAAGCTCCCGAGCATGGCGCGGTTGCGCGCCTGAAGCGGCTCGACGAAGAGCTGCGCGACCGGCTGCGCCATCCCGACGAAAGACCTCACGAGTATCCGCTCAAAGAGCCGCACGCACCGCCGCCGCCGGTCGCCCCGCCGCGCGAGCCCGGGTTCTTCGACAGGTTCAAGGGCCGGCAGGGTGTTAAATCGCTCATCGCTATCGCGGTCGCGCTGGCGCTCGGCTGGTTTCCCCTGCAGCGGTTGCTGGCAACGACCAGCGCCGAGGCGACGGTCAACGCCCGCCTCATCAACCTGCGCGCTCCCATCGACGGCAACGTCTCGCTCGTCGCGCCGACGCTCGCCGTCGGCACCGAGGTCGAGCCCAACGAGGCGCTGCTCTACATCGCCAACACTCGCGCCGACCGCGGCCGCCTCGACGACCTGCGCCGCACGATCAACGGTTTGACTACAGACATGCACGCGGCGGAGAAGCGCGTCGCGCAGCTCAAGGGCATCGAGGCGAACCTGGTGGCGCAGCGCAACGCTTTCCAAGAAGGCCGCATCCTCCAGCTCGAGGCGCGCGCCAACGAGCTCAAGGTGCAGATCACCTCGGCCGAAGCGACGCACGAAGATGCTCATCAGGCCATGGAGCGGTCGAAGAAGCTGCGCGCGACGGGTTCGCAGACGATCGCCACGCTGCTGCACGCCGAACGCGATTTCAAAACTTCCGGGCTGGCCATCCAGGCCGCCAAGATCCGCCTCGAAGGCAACAAGATCGAACTCGATGCGGCGAAGAAGGGCCTGTTCGTCGGCGACAGCTACAACGACCTGCCGCGCTCGGCGCAGCGCCTCGACGAGGTTCGCCAGCAGCTTCTCGACGGCAGCGCCCGCGTCGAGGAGAACAAGGGACGCATCGCCTACCTCGAGAACGAGCTAGCCGCCGAGAAGCAGCAGCTCGCCGTGCACTCGCATGCCGACATCAAGGCCACGGTGCGCGGTCGCATCTGGGAGGTCTTGACGGCCAACGGCGAGGAAGTGCGCGTCGGGCAGAGCCTGCTGCGCGTCCTCGACTGCGCCGGCGCGGTGGTGACGGCCACGGTTAGCGAGAGCGTGTACAACAAGCTGTTCATCGGCCAGCCGACACACTTCCGCCTGCGCGGCGAAAGCACCGAGTATGCCGGCACCGTCGTCGGCCTCACGGGTCTCGCCGCAGCTGGCTCCAACTTGGCCATCGAGCAGACGGCGCTGACGCGCGAACCCTACCATGTGACGATTGCCGTGCCCGGGCTCGCCGAGCGGCGCGAATGCAACGTCGGGCGCACGGGGCAGGTCACTTTCGATACATCGACGGCCGCGTCGCCGGAAACGGTCAAGACCGCCGACGCACTGAACTAG